From a region of the Lactuca sativa cultivar Salinas chromosome 4, Lsat_Salinas_v11, whole genome shotgun sequence genome:
- the LOC111878463 gene encoding phospholipase D beta 1, with product MDKNASCPPSQSQPPPPKNQKLRRFNVCEDESPAIASPTASTSSSAHCESEKQQQPIATLTRSVEYRSQKSSTDSPLCSSLQYSDTLFDSPHTQIQSIGSRKKPLNVLLLHGNLTIWVHEAKDLPSMDMFNTSDPYVTIAIANAVIGKTYVIKNIENPIWNQRFDVHVAHYASEVHFLVKDSDTVGSQLIGVVAIPVKDIYSGSKIEGFFPLMNTNGKPFKKEASLKLAMQYEQIEKLSSYNNGVGAAGVPGTYFPLRKGGKVTLYQDAHVPDNSLPCSELDGGMHYVHGTCWIDIFNAIQNAKRLIYITGWSVWHEVKLVRETVNAPKHTLGDLLKIKSLEGVKVLLLVWDDPTSRNIMGYKVDGLMATHDEETRRFFKNSSVQVMLCARMAGKKHSWAKKQEVGTIYTHHQKTVIVDADAKNGKRKIISFIGGLDLCNGRYDNPNHPIFKTLDTIHADDFHNPTFTGNNLAGCPREPWHDLHSKIDGPAAYDIMKNFEERWLKASKASGVKKLKAMYDDALVKIDTMPEFLTVNDEPCLSDQDPEGWHVQIFRSIDSNSVKGFPKDPKEATTKNLFCGKNVLIDMSIHSAYVTAIRGAQHFIYIENQYFIGSSYNWSNYKDLGANNLIPMEIALKIANKIRAHERFAVYVVIPMWPEGVPTGSATQRILFWQNKTMQMMYETIYKALLDVGLEEAESPQDYLNFFCLGNRENTTPNPKIDLPNDNTPEGLSRKNGRFMIYVHSKGMIVDDEYVIIGSANINQRSMEGNRDTEIAMGAYQPHNTWGRKHMDPRGQVYGYRMSLWAEHLGTIDDKFKHPESIECVRQVRSMAEANWAKFAANERCEMKGHLLKYPVRVERSGKVRSLDGTLEFLDVGGQIVGSFSGIQENLTI from the exons ATGGATAAAAACGCTTCATGTCCACCGTCACAATCACAACCACCACCGCCTAAAAATCAAAAGCTACGTCGTTTCAATGTGTGTGAGGATGAATCACCGGCTATCGCATCTCCTACAGCATCAACATCATCTAGCGCACATTGTGAGTCGGAAAAGCAACAACAACCTATCGCTACTCTTACCAGAAGTGTGGAATATCGATCTCAAAAAAGCTCGACTGATTCACCTCTATGCTCTTCTCTTCAATACTCAGACACGCTTTTCGATTCACCACACACTCAAATACAATCCATTGGTTCTCGTAAAAAGCCCTTGAATGTTCTACTCTTACATGGGAATCTAACAATTTGGGTTCACGAAGCAAAAGACCTTCCAAGCATGGACATGTTCAACACCAGCGATCCGTATGTCACCATTGCTATAGCAAATGCAGTTATTGGAAAAACATACGTGATTAAGAACATCGAAAACCCTATCTGGAATCAACGATTTGATGTTCATGTCGCACATTATGCTTCTGAAGTTCATTTCCTCGTGAAAGACAGTGATACAGTTGGATCTCAACTTATAGGAGTTGTAGCGATTCCAGTTAAAGATATATATTCCGGATCCAAAATTGAAGGATTctttccattgatgaacacaaATGGGAAACCTTTCAAGAAAGAAGCTTCTTTAAAACTTGCAATGCAGTATGAACAGATTGAAAAATTGAGCTCATATAACAATGGAGTTGGAGCTGCTGGGGTTCCAGGTACTTATTTTCCATTGAGAAAAGGAGGGAAAGTTACTCTGTATCAAGATGCACATGTACCTGATAATAGCCTTCCATGTAGTGAGCTTGATGGTGGCATGCATTATGTTCATGGGACATGTTGGATTGACATATTTAATGCAATTCAAAATGCTAAACGTCTTATTTATATCACTGGATGGTCTGTATGGCATGAAGTCAAACTTGTTCGTGAGACAGtcaatgcaccaaaacacacacttgGTGATCTTCTTAAGATAAAATCACTTGAAGGTGTTAAAGTTTTGCTTCTTGTTTGGGATGATCCTACTTCAAGAAACATCATGGGCTACAAAGtg GATGGATTGATGGCTACACATGATGAAGAGACACGACGTTTTTTTAAGAACTCTTCAGTGCAAGTCATGCTTTGTGCTCGTATGGCTGGGAAGAAACATAGTTGGGCCAAAAAGCAG GAAGTTGGAACTATCTATACACATCACCAAAAAACAGTAATTGTAGATGCTGATGCTAAAAATGGTAAAAGAAAAATTATATCTTTCATTGGAGGACTTGATCTATGTAATGGTCGATACGATAATCCAAATCATCCGATATTTAAAACCCTAGACACAATACATGCCGACGACTTTCATAATCCTACTTTCACG ggtAATAATCTTGCGGGTTGTCCTAGAGAACCATGGCATGATTTACATAGTAAAATTGATGGTCCAGCTGCATATGATATTATGAAAAACTTTGAGGAGAGATGGCTAAAGGCTTCAAAAGCTAGTGGTGTAAAAAAATTAAAGGCTATGTATGATGATGCTTTAGTCAAAATTGACACTATGCCAGAGTTTTTAACTGTTAATGATGAACCTTGCCTTAGTGATCAGGACCCTGAAGGCTGGCATGTACAG ATTTTTCGTTCTATTGATTCAAATTCGGTTAAAGGGTTCCCAAAAGATCCGAAAGAAGCTACAACCAAG AATTTGTTTTGTGGGAAGAATGTGCTTATTGATATGAGCATACATTCTGCATATGTAACGGCTATTCGTGGTGCCCAACATTTCATCTATATTGAGAACCAGTACTTTATTGGATCATCCTATAATTGGAGTAATTATAAAGATTTGG GTGCTAATAATTTGATTCCAATGGAGATTGCTCTAAAGATTGCTAATAAAATCAGAGCACATGAAAGATTTGCTGTGTATGTCGTCATCCCTATGTGGCCAGAGGGTGTCCCCACAGGTTCCGCTACACAAAGAATTCTATTTTGGCAG AACAAAACAATGCAAATGATGTATGAGACAATCTACAAAGCTTTGTTGGATGTTGGACTAGAGGAAGCAGAGTCACCACAAGACTATCTGAACTTTTTCTGTCTTGGCAACCGCGAAAACACCACCCCTAATCCTAAGATCGATTTGCCTAATGACAATACTCCTGAG GGGTTGAGTCGTAAGAACGGGAGATTCATGATCTATGTACATTCAAAAGGAATGATAGTAGACGATGAGTACGTGATTATCGGATCTGCAAACATCAATCAACGATCAATGGAAGGAAATCGAGACACAGAGATTGCAATGGGAGCTTACCAACCTCATAATACATGGGGAAGAAAACACATGGATCCACGAGGACAG GTTTACGGATATCGAATGTCGCTATGGGCCGAGCATCTTGGGACGATTGATGACAAGTTCAAGCATCCAGAATCTATTGAGTGTGTAAGACAGGTTAGATCAATGGCAGAAGCAAACTGGGCGAAATTTGCTGCTAATGAGAGATGCGAGATGAAGGGTCATTTGTTGAAGTACCCTGTTCGCGTTGAACGATCGGGAAAGGTGAGATCTCTTGATGGAACTCTTGAGTTTCTGGATGTTGGTGGCCAAATTGTTGGGTCTTTTTCGGGAATTCAAGAGAATTTGACTATCTGA